The Flavivirga eckloniae genomic interval CTATCCACTAAGTAAAAAAACATCTCTTGACTTTGGATTAGGCTTTTACCTTGACAGATTTTCTATCGAAGAAATAAATGGTTATGTAACAAATAAAGTAAACAGAAACGTTAGTCAAATTCAGATTCCAATAAATATTAACCTCCATTTTGGAAATAATAATACTTATCAATTTGGTGCTGGAGGGTTTGCGAATTTTTTAGTATCTGCAAAAGAAAAAGGTGAATCGCAAATTAAGCAAATTAGCACCATTGGTTTTATATCCGATAACGACAAAACTAACACAAATTTGACTCAAAATTACAACAACGACATAGAAGACAGATACAATACCTTTAGCTTTGGAACCTTCATTCAATTAAAGAAAACCATATCATTTTCATCAAACAAAAAAGGTTTTATTCTACTAAGGATAAACCAATATTTTAATTCCATTAAAAGCTATAATTTAGTTACTGACGCATATCAATTTACTGATATTAAAGCTGAAAAAGAACCGACAACAGTAAACATTGGAGTTGGTATAGCATTATAACCATACTAATATATAAAATAACAACTAGCTTTAGCCTACTTATACAAACTCTTGCTGGTTTTCTATTTAGTTTGTATTTATTAAATTAGTTCTTAAAACTTGCTACCAGTCTGATAAAAAACACTTAGTAACTAGCAAACAATATTTTTGAGCTTGAAAAAGCCGTTAATTAAATGAACATAATTGGTAATGGTCGAGACTAAACTGGAACATATCCTTACGAATTCATACAAAGCGGATATGATTGCCTATATGAAATCTCACCCAGAAGATTTTGAAGAAGCTATTAAACTTGCTATTTCAAACAAACCACCCTATTCATGGAGAGCTGCATGGCTATTGTGGAGCTGTATGGAAAAAAACGACCAGCGCATACTTAAATATGTAGACATAATAATTGACACTATACCTACAACATCCGATGAACAAGCAAGAGAATTATTAATAATTCTTCAACACATGGAATTGACCAATGATAATGAAGGAAAGCTATTCAACATCTGTATAAATATTTGGGAAAAGATAGGTAAACAACCATCCTTTAGATATAATGCTTTTAAACTGATGATAAAAATTATAAAAAATCATCCGGATTTATATAAAGAAATAGCTTTTTTAACTGAATCTCATTATACCGATTCCCTATCAGATAATGTAAAAAAGTCTATATTTAAAATGGTCATAGGGTTGAAAAAACGTTTTAAACAATAAACATTAATTAGAATTAAAAGATAATTATTGACAAACTAAAATGATTGGAGATAAAACAAAAGGATTAACCAAATTAGCAATAATCATACGCCCAAAAATAATTACATTTGAAAGAGAAATAAACGTATTTGCGTTTATTTTATAGTTCTAGGTAATTCTCCAAAAAATGACAATAGAGCAAATAACACAATTAGCGGAAAAAGAAACTAAAAAAGGAAAAACAGAATTAGGTAATAAACTAATTGAATTAAAATCTCTCAATTGTGGAATCTTGGAATGTATTGCATATGTTAGAGTTAATCAGAATTGTTCATTGTTAAAAGCCAAAACAATAGTTATAAATTCGTCTGCCTGGATTAATAAAAAAAGTGAATTTATTAAACACCAAGAAGAACAAACGTTAGAATTTTTAGAGGCTGCCAAAAGTAATAAAAAAATGGAGCATCAAGAATGTAATTTAAATATCAGACATGATTTGCCTAAAGTCACTTGGGATAAAATACATTTGGTATATGAGAAAATGCCTGGTTGGATTGGATTTGGAAAAGATGGAAAAGGAGAAAATGGAATTCCTTATTGGTTTAGTTATAACGAAAATGAAAAATCAATTTTTGCATCCGTTGAACCCAGTGGACTTCATTTATTTGCAAACATGGAATTAAATGAGTGGATTGAATGGAAAACTGAAATTAAAAGAGTTGCAACAGAAATTTTAGAGTTTAAAGTTGGAGAAATTGTAGAGGGAGAAGTTGGGCACGAAATTGAATGGATTAATAAAACCGAAAACAAATAGTGGTTATTTTGGAAATAAAAAACATAAGGCTAGAAATTAATCTAGTGTAATGTCTAATCTTTAACTTGTCTCTTAACGAACATTTAAGAATGAAAAAATTATTTCTTGACGATATTAGAACTATTGACATGGTTTATGACAAATCCATGGAGTCTGAATTTGACATAGTTAGAACATATAACGACTTTATCTTCTATATAAAAAACAATGGACTACCAGACTTTATTAGTTTTGATAATGATCTTGGACTAGATGAAAATGGAGAAATCGCTCCAGATGGCTATGCTGCAGCAAAATGGTTGGTATACAAATCTGGACTAGACTTAAGACAATTAAAATATAAGGTTCATTCTGCAAACCCAATAGCAGCAAAACAGATTGATGGACTCTTAACCAATTACATTAAACATTTGAAAGAGAAATAAACATAATTGTACTTATTCTATAGTTTCAGTATACTCTAAAATCCAATAAAAATAGTGAAAACAATAAACCGGTTAATGACAAATATCTGTTCCGACAATTTATCGGAAAGTAAAAACTTTTACACAATATTGTTCGATTTTAATGTAGACTACGACAGTGATTGGTTCGTCCACTTAATTTCTAAGGACAAAAAACTCGAATTAGGAATAATTGATCGAACAAATGACATAGTACCAAACGACTTTCAAAAGAGTCCACAAGGGTTTTACCTAACATTTGTAGTTGACAATGTAGACGACCTGTTTAAGATAGCCGAATCGGAAAAATTTGAAATTGTTAACGAACCAACCGATACATTTTACGGACAAAGACGGTTGTTACTAAAAGATCCAAATGGAGCTTTAGTAGATATCTCTTCGCCTATCAAAGGATTTGAATTTTAAAAGAAAACACACGTCGAATAGCGTATGAAAATAATAGAAACTAAAGACAATGACGTAAATTTTGTTTTACACCAAACCTTTAACAACAAACTCTTTTTACCCATTGGAAAATATGTAAACTGGAAACTAGAGAATAATTGGGATGACTATAACGAACTTTACCATGCGGTAAATTATATAGAAAACCTAAAACAAATTAATGGCGTTTGGTTTGATATTCACACCATTGAAAAAAACCAAGAACTTAAAGGTGTATTAACAATTGTAGGTGGCGATATTGACAAGCTTGAAACTGATAGCTATTTAGACAAAAAAACCACAATACTTTTAAAATATTTTCACATTATTGAAAAAGGAAAAGGCTACGGAGGTTATTGGTTAAACGCTATTATAAAACCTTACTATTTCGATAAAGGATACCGATCAATATACGTAAGTAGTAGCCATCCCAAATCATTTAATTTCTACAATAAAATAGGAACAGAGGTAAAAACATACACAAAAAAAAGCGACAATCAACTTTATAACAGGATTTGTAAAGCTTTTTTAATCCCTATGAATCAATAAAAACAAACCTATATCTCCATGTATAATTAAGCGCCACCTTGCTCATCAACAATTCTCATCGTTTTTTTAAATCGGCTCACAAACTCTCTAGCCTCGGCCTCATTATAGCGGGAAAAACCCATCCGTATAGCATTGTGCTTTGTGTTAGCCGCATCATAATACTGCCATTCCGAAATAATTAATTTTTGTTGTTTGGCTACATCTTTTACCGTATTCCAAGAATACTTTTTATTCAACCTTACCCAAAGCGCCATGCCTCCTTTAGGGATTTCAAAAGATAAATAATCACTTAATTCCTCCTTAAGAAGCTCACAAAAAAGGTCGCGTCGTGCTTTATATATTTTAACAGCCTTTTTAATATGCCTATCTAAACTTCCATCTTTTATAAAATTGGAAAATGTCATTTCTAAAATAGCGTCTCCTTGTCTATCAACATAACGTCTTAATTTAGCACATTCATCTACAAAAGCCTTAGGTGCAATTAAGTACCCTACTCTAAAAACCGGTGCTACCGTTTTACAAATCGACCCCACATAAATAACATTTCCACAAGTATCATGACTTGCCAAAGGTAAAATAGGCGCATGATTATAATGAAAATCGTAATCGTAATCATCTTCAAGAATAGCGAAATGATGCTTTTTAGCCAAATTTAAAAGATGCATCCTTCGCTTCGCAGAAAGTGTTACCGTTGTAGGATGGTGATGGTGTGGCGTAGTATAAACAGCTTTCACTTTATAAGTTTTACAAAGCTTTTCGATATGATGAGTGTCCAATCCTAATTCATCTACCTTAACTCGTAATAATTTAGCCCCAGCAAATTCAAATGTTGCATCCGAAGAACTATAATTAGTCTCTCCTACTATAATATAATCTCCATCCTCTACAAGTAATTGAGCCGTTAAAAACATGCCCATTTGACTACCTCTGGTAATAAGAATATTATCTTTGGTAATATTCAAGCCTCTAGTTTCATTCAAATAACACATTAAGGTTTCTCTTAATTCTGGACTACCATAAGTTGTCCCATAATTCAAATATTTAAGCGTATGCTTTTTATTCGCTATTTTTCTATAAGTTATAGACAGTTCTTTAACAGGTGTTAGCCTTTCATCCGAAACACCATCATTAACATACATGTAACCATCTACACTATCCTGTGGCGGTTTTCTATCTAGTGCCGGATTACTCTTAAAAGCAAAGCCTATTTTATTACCAGTTCTAGGCACCGTTTTATCGTCCCACGTTTGTTGCTGTAATATTGGAATGTCCTTGCGAACAAAAGTTCCCTTTTTTGGAACACTCACTATCCATCCCTGCATTTCTAGTTCCTCATAGCATGCTATTACGGTTTTCCTATGTAACCCTACTAGGCCAGATAACGTTCTAGTTCCTGGTAATTTGGTCTGTGGAGGTATAGTGCGTTCCTTAATTAAATCGATAAACTGATTCGTAAGTTGAATATAAACTGGCTGCTTACTATCTCGGTTTATTTCTATTATGGTTTTATATGGAATCATAACTGGACTATTTAAAAAATGATTTCTGGATGAATCAAACACCCCATAAATCTACTAAATTCGTACTTAAGAACAAACATTAATCAAATCGAACAGTTATGTTAACTTATCCAAAAACAGAACTAAACAAAGTAAAACGAGGTACCAAAAGAGCTGTATACGATGTAGAACAAATAAACCATATTCTGGATGCAGGCTTTATTGGATTCATAGGCTGTAATTACAACGGAAAGACTATTACCCTACCTATGGCCTACGGCAGAATAGACAACAAAGTTTATCTACACGGCTCGCTTAAAAACAGAATGCTATTAGCTCTTATAGCAGCTAAAGAAGCTAGCATGACCG includes:
- the pdxR gene encoding MocR-like pyridoxine biosynthesis transcription factor PdxR, producing the protein MIPYKTIIEINRDSKQPVYIQLTNQFIDLIKERTIPPQTKLPGTRTLSGLVGLHRKTVIACYEELEMQGWIVSVPKKGTFVRKDIPILQQQTWDDKTVPRTGNKIGFAFKSNPALDRKPPQDSVDGYMYVNDGVSDERLTPVKELSITYRKIANKKHTLKYLNYGTTYGSPELRETLMCYLNETRGLNITKDNILITRGSQMGMFLTAQLLVEDGDYIIVGETNYSSSDATFEFAGAKLLRVKVDELGLDTHHIEKLCKTYKVKAVYTTPHHHHPTTVTLSAKRRMHLLNLAKKHHFAILEDDYDYDFHYNHAPILPLASHDTCGNVIYVGSICKTVAPVFRVGYLIAPKAFVDECAKLRRYVDRQGDAILEMTFSNFIKDGSLDRHIKKAVKIYKARRDLFCELLKEELSDYLSFEIPKGGMALWVRLNKKYSWNTVKDVAKQQKLIISEWQYYDAANTKHNAIRMGFSRYNEAEAREFVSRFKKTMRIVDEQGGA
- a CDS encoding cyclic-phosphate processing receiver domain-containing protein, producing the protein MKKLFLDDIRTIDMVYDKSMESEFDIVRTYNDFIFYIKNNGLPDFISFDNDLGLDENGEIAPDGYAAAKWLVYKSGLDLRQLKYKVHSANPIAAKQIDGLLTNYIKHLKEK
- a CDS encoding VOC family protein, with amino-acid sequence MTNICSDNLSESKNFYTILFDFNVDYDSDWFVHLISKDKKLELGIIDRTNDIVPNDFQKSPQGFYLTFVVDNVDDLFKIAESEKFEIVNEPTDTFYGQRRLLLKDPNGALVDISSPIKGFEF
- a CDS encoding porin family protein; its protein translation is MKQKVLLILTICFLTKTYSQNKNSNFQLSLGSTLSVPKTSKLVNTNIEGNPEIKSSINLGFYILPSINYPLSKKTSLDFGLGFYLDRFSIEEINGYVTNKVNRNVSQIQIPININLHFGNNNTYQFGAGGFANFLVSAKEKGESQIKQISTIGFISDNDKTNTNLTQNYNNDIEDRYNTFSFGTFIQLKKTISFSSNKKGFILLRINQYFNSIKSYNLVTDAYQFTDIKAEKEPTTVNIGVGIAL